A stretch of Acidobacteriota bacterium DNA encodes these proteins:
- a CDS encoding AIPR family protein translates to MSDELDGFHRDFFQGVMSLAQGNDKWTEDAFFETFTEYLISAGELDTADRTLYSPERRGIRVDGYGGDPLDSDGVLSLIVADFRTAPDLETLTATEMNALFRRVETFVTKALDPSFRSGLEETDPGFGLADLIATRWSTLSKIRIFLVTNRILSSRVDGRPAGEIKGVPVAYSVWDIGRLFRFVGSGEREELVVNLEEDFGGVLPALPAHLDGAGYEAYLLVIPGEQLASIYDRWGARLLEQNVRVFLQARGGVNKGIRNTLENDPEMFFAYNNGITATADRIDTRVDDQGLVAVSLRNLQIVNGGQTTASVHAASRKRVDLSRVFVQMKLSIIEASRAMEVVPKISEYANTQNRVNAADFFANHPFHIRIEEFSRRLYAPSPEGAFRQTKWFYERARGQFLDARGRLSEAQRKKFDSEYPKSQLITKTDLAKFITAWNGQPHVVSTGSQKNFAEFAKVVGAAWEKNQDDFNEAFYRRAVAQAIVFRETERLISQQPWYKGGGIRSRVAPYALAKVSFDAAEKGRFVDLEGVWQAQGLPPRLKEALTAACQAAHGVIAGVNTEIPNPLEWAKKQACWKQVQSLKVDWPKGWLGSLLTKEDQQVAKQAAVKDQIVLNGIQAQTAVVNAGREFWLAAIAWAKSRQLLSPTELSILEVAANKLPSEKQSLRAIEALRTLHVEGFTEGHSLVNKQ, encoded by the coding sequence CGCGTTGACGGTTACGGGGGCGACCCTCTCGATTCTGACGGCGTACTGAGCTTGATTGTGGCCGACTTCCGCACGGCTCCCGACCTCGAAACGCTAACTGCGACGGAAATGAATGCCCTCTTTCGACGCGTTGAGACGTTCGTCACGAAGGCACTTGACCCATCCTTCAGATCTGGGCTCGAAGAAACGGACCCTGGCTTCGGCCTCGCCGATCTCATTGCTACCCGATGGTCGACACTCTCCAAGATTCGCATCTTCCTCGTGACCAACCGGATCCTCAGTTCACGTGTGGATGGCAGACCTGCGGGTGAAATCAAGGGCGTTCCCGTTGCGTACAGTGTTTGGGACATCGGTCGCCTGTTTCGGTTCGTCGGATCCGGCGAACGAGAGGAACTCGTTGTTAACCTCGAAGAAGATTTCGGTGGTGTCCTGCCGGCGCTCCCGGCACACCTCGATGGTGCCGGGTACGAGGCGTACCTACTAGTTATTCCAGGTGAGCAGCTCGCCTCCATCTATGACCGATGGGGCGCCAGACTTCTTGAGCAGAACGTCCGCGTCTTCCTCCAGGCACGGGGTGGGGTCAACAAGGGAATTCGCAACACGCTCGAAAATGACCCAGAGATGTTCTTCGCCTACAACAACGGGATAACAGCGACCGCCGACCGGATCGACACGCGAGTCGACGACCAAGGCCTGGTTGCAGTGTCCCTCCGGAATCTGCAGATCGTGAACGGAGGACAGACGACTGCGTCCGTTCACGCAGCGAGCAGGAAGAGGGTGGATCTCTCGCGAGTCTTTGTCCAGATGAAGTTGTCAATCATCGAGGCCTCGAGGGCGATGGAGGTTGTTCCGAAGATCTCCGAGTACGCAAATACGCAGAACCGTGTCAACGCCGCAGATTTTTTCGCCAACCATCCGTTCCATATCCGGATAGAAGAGTTTTCTCGTCGCCTCTATGCGCCGTCCCCCGAAGGTGCCTTTCGGCAGACGAAGTGGTTTTACGAACGGGCGCGGGGCCAGTTCCTCGATGCGCGCGGCCGCCTGAGTGAGGCCCAGCGGAAGAAGTTCGACTCCGAATACCCGAAATCTCAGCTGATCACCAAGACTGACCTTGCGAAGTTCATTACCGCTTGGAATGGGCAACCCCACGTCGTCAGCACCGGCTCACAGAAGAATTTTGCAGAGTTCGCGAAGGTCGTCGGCGCCGCGTGGGAAAAGAATCAGGACGACTTCAACGAGGCCTTCTATCGGCGCGCAGTCGCTCAGGCGATTGTGTTCCGGGAGACCGAGCGGCTCATCTCGCAACAACCATGGTACAAGGGCGGCGGCATTCGTTCCCGTGTGGCCCCCTACGCTCTGGCGAAGGTGTCATTTGATGCCGCGGAGAAAGGGCGGTTCGTGGATTTGGAAGGGGTGTGGCAGGCACAGGGACTGCCCCCACGGCTGAAGGAGGCGCTGACTGCGGCCTGCCAGGCGGCTCATGGGGTCATTGCTGGAGTCAACACCGAAATCCCAAATCCCCTCGAGTGGGCGAAGAAGCAGGCATGCTGGAAGCAGGTCCAGTCTCTCAAGGTGGACTGGCCGAAAGGCTGGCTCGGGTCCCTGCTCACCAAGGAAGACCAGCAAGTCGCAAAGCAGGCGGCCGTCAAAGATCAGATTGTTCTCAACGGCATCCAGGCGCAGACCGCCGTGGTGAATGCGGGCCGGGAGTTCTGGTTGGCTGCGATCGCTTGGGCCAAGTCACGCCAACTCCTCTCCCCGACCGAACTGAGTATTCTGGAGGTCGCTGCGAACAAGCTCCCGTCAGAAAAGCAGAGCCTCAGGGCAATTGAAGCCTTGCGGACGCTTCATGTGGAGGGATTTACCGAGGGGCATAGCTTGGTCAACAAGCAGTAG
- a CDS encoding aminoglycoside phosphotransferase family protein: MTIVIIEDKQDDYLLLVDLIREAFPGSTILPDQGEHSVFSDWSEVPAFVSKIQDDDVLVCMDLALQEADYHDVLRGVEKGSRLRIMKPAWTIVAYTRWGSRAKLVPDYRATFNGMIDKAEIDPLRREQRIEYVRRTIARAIGQRSQRLFPKGGVRVVDSLGMRLFFAAFGEDELTEIIANEASGWEDITVRALSSGYSGAFMLLLSSGEGTRKSVIVKLAKADATIQDEIEAPNRYLKELGHLNGILGSLNPEKVHLRESGVYYRQAHVDGTSLLDAVLTSADPAALVRPVAELCTQVRGADLAACGLSAAGDHFRLTALDISRFETSAAFLQTLWEAMREEGMMDGVVEGPDEVVSALLTHIVNWADWEMLRTTVRTAVQHGDMNPRNVMLRKDGRVVLIDLARLRPWPVGYDLSRLSLMLRLRTVDYSSRREYLPGAVQLWLADRVAEVGVNRRDGQLCPAASCCDQVYQLFLTESDPAEAPSLTLSYQLGTVWDLVKIVSYQDLSVFKRVWAVIELYRLLRRIDDGGGVR; this comes from the coding sequence ATGACGATAGTTATTATCGAAGATAAACAGGACGACTATCTCTTGCTGGTCGATTTGATTCGTGAAGCGTTCCCCGGTTCGACGATTCTTCCTGATCAGGGCGAACACTCAGTGTTTTCTGACTGGTCAGAGGTGCCAGCTTTTGTCTCGAAGATTCAGGACGACGATGTACTTGTCTGCATGGACTTGGCCTTGCAGGAGGCCGATTATCACGACGTGCTCCGCGGTGTTGAGAAGGGTAGCCGTTTGCGAATAATGAAGCCAGCGTGGACGATTGTGGCTTATACGCGGTGGGGGTCGAGGGCCAAGCTAGTGCCGGACTATCGAGCGACGTTCAACGGGATGATTGATAAGGCTGAGATCGATCCACTTCGACGCGAGCAACGGATTGAGTACGTAAGGCGAACGATAGCAAGGGCGATTGGGCAACGTTCCCAGCGACTCTTCCCAAAGGGTGGCGTGCGCGTCGTCGATTCGCTTGGAATGAGATTGTTTTTCGCAGCGTTTGGCGAGGATGAACTCACGGAGATCATTGCGAACGAAGCGAGTGGATGGGAAGACATCACCGTTCGGGCGCTCAGTAGCGGGTATTCCGGCGCCTTTATGTTGCTGCTCTCAAGCGGCGAGGGAACCAGAAAATCCGTGATCGTGAAATTGGCGAAGGCGGACGCAACCATTCAGGACGAGATCGAGGCACCGAATCGCTATCTAAAGGAGTTGGGGCATCTCAACGGAATATTGGGGAGCCTGAATCCAGAGAAGGTTCATTTGCGCGAGAGTGGAGTCTATTATCGGCAGGCTCACGTTGATGGAACGTCTCTACTTGACGCGGTGTTGACGAGCGCGGATCCGGCTGCGCTCGTCCGGCCAGTGGCGGAATTGTGCACGCAAGTACGAGGGGCTGACTTAGCTGCCTGCGGTCTGTCGGCAGCAGGGGACCATTTCAGACTGACAGCACTAGACATCAGCCGCTTCGAGACCTCAGCTGCGTTTCTTCAAACGCTTTGGGAGGCCATGCGCGAAGAAGGGATGATGGATGGAGTAGTGGAGGGCCCCGATGAAGTTGTGTCCGCCTTACTCACGCATATTGTCAATTGGGCTGACTGGGAGATGTTGCGTACAACCGTTCGAACTGCGGTTCAACATGGCGATATGAATCCTAGAAATGTCATGCTCAGGAAGGATGGGCGCGTGGTGCTAATTGACCTCGCCCGCCTGCGACCTTGGCCAGTCGGATATGACTTGTCGAGATTGTCTCTAATGCTGCGGTTAAGGACGGTGGACTACAGTTCTCGTCGCGAGTATCTGCCTGGCGCCGTGCAATTGTGGTTGGCTGATAGAGTCGCGGAAGTCGGTGTGAACAGGAGAGACGGTCAGCTCTGTCCGGCCGCGTCGTGTTGCGATCAAGTGTACCAGCTGTTCCTGACGGAAAGTGATCCTGCTGAGGCCCCAAGTCTCACTCTGTCGTACCAGCTGGGAACCGTGTGGGACTTGGTAAAGATTGTTAGCTATCAAGATCTTTCTGTGTTCAAACGCGTTTGGGCTGTGATCGAGCTTTACCGCCTCCTCCGAAGAATCGACGACGGGGGAGGCGTTCGGTGA
- the groEL gene encoding chaperonin GroEL translates to MLHDRLLQGLTHEPTWPTTTATVLERAIFREGIKMVGPGANPVILIHEKKISSMKDLLPLLEQVARGGRPLIIIAEDVDGEALATLVVNKLRGTLQVAAVKAPGFGDRRKAMLEDIAILTGGRAITEDLGIKLENIKIEDLGKAKKVTIDKDNTTIVEGSGTQGAIEGRVKQLRTQVEETTSDYDREKLQERLAKLVGGVAVIKVGAATETEMKEKKARVEDAMHATKAAVEEGIVPGGGVALLKCAKVLDGLKLEGDQKVGADIVRRAIEAPMRWIATNAGVEGSIIVQKVKEGKSDNFGYNAATDVYEDMVKAGVIDPTKVVRSALQNASSIASLLLTTEAMVSEIPEDKKEAPAGGGPGGGMGGMY, encoded by the coding sequence ATGTTACATGATCGTCTCTTGCAGGGCCTAACTCATGAGCCAACTTGGCCGACCACGACCGCCACGGTCCTCGAGCGGGCGATTTTCCGCGAAGGCATCAAGATGGTCGGGCCGGGCGCGAACCCGGTCATCCTCATCCACGAAAAGAAGATCTCGTCGATGAAGGACCTCCTGCCCCTGCTCGAGCAGGTGGCGCGTGGTGGCCGTCCGCTCATCATCATCGCGGAAGACGTGGATGGCGAAGCGCTGGCGACCCTCGTGGTCAACAAGCTGCGTGGCACGCTGCAGGTCGCGGCCGTCAAGGCCCCGGGCTTCGGTGATCGCCGCAAGGCGATGCTCGAAGACATCGCGATTCTGACGGGTGGCCGCGCCATCACGGAAGACCTCGGCATCAAGCTCGAGAACATCAAGATCGAAGACCTCGGCAAGGCGAAGAAGGTCACGATTGACAAGGACAACACGACCATCGTTGAGGGCTCGGGCACGCAGGGCGCCATCGAAGGCCGCGTGAAACAGCTCCGCACGCAGGTCGAAGAGACCACGTCGGATTACGACCGCGAGAAGCTCCAGGAGCGCCTGGCGAAGCTCGTCGGCGGCGTGGCCGTCATCAAGGTTGGTGCCGCCACCGAAACCGAGATGAAGGAAAAGAAGGCGCGCGTCGAAGACGCGATGCATGCGACGAAGGCAGCCGTGGAAGAAGGCATTGTCCCCGGCGGCGGCGTTGCGCTGCTGAAGTGCGCCAAGGTGCTGGACGGTCTGAAGCTCGAGGGTGATCAGAAGGTGGGCGCGGACATCGTGCGTCGCGCCATCGAAGCCCCGATGCGCTGGATCGCGACCAACGCGGGCGTCGAAGGCTCGATCATCGTGCAGAAGGTCAAGGAAGGTAAGAGCGACAACTTCGGCTACAACGCGGCGACCGACGTCTACGAAGACATGGTCAAGGCCGGCGTCATCGACCCCACGAAGGTCGTGCGCTCCGCGCTGCAGAACGCGTCCTCGATCGCTTCCCTGCTGCTCACGACCGAAGCCATGGTCTCGGAGATTCCTGAAGACAAGAAGGAAGCTCCGGCCGGCGGCGGCCCCGGCGGCGGCATGGGCGGGATGTACTAA
- a CDS encoding M48 family metallopeptidase has translation MGENVQALIFGPGLPPAGMRGTLAISVTGAEILAGERHQRAPLSQITLREVGFEKPGVEVAWNDVDGAWAAHVLDPVAARRLLTSSALAGTPQAATLKEGQRKARVLGTVGRTVLALFLLLPILLLALFVMSASRIAGWVAGRVAVQQEISLGRAAFDGMRGGLIFKDEGPAYEAARSIVARLTRDSRFTYEVHIAQDDSMNAFALPGGVIVIHTGLIAATSRAEELAGVLAHEVQHVELRHSLRGVIKDMGLRGLWAFVMGDLGGTVAGQAALELTSLQFSRDDEREADEHGFDALVAAGIDPAGMPAFFATLGQKSEGQVPAFLSTHPASADRDRELRQRLATVAQQSFQPLPSQPWPPK, from the coding sequence ATGGGAGAGAACGTTCAGGCGCTGATTTTCGGTCCGGGTCTTCCACCCGCCGGGATGCGCGGCACACTGGCGATTTCGGTCACGGGCGCGGAGATTCTTGCCGGCGAACGGCACCAGAGGGCTCCGCTCAGCCAGATCACGCTGCGCGAAGTGGGTTTTGAGAAGCCCGGTGTTGAGGTCGCCTGGAACGACGTCGACGGCGCGTGGGCTGCACACGTCCTGGATCCGGTGGCCGCTCGCCGGCTGCTCACGTCGTCTGCGCTGGCAGGAACACCACAGGCGGCGACGCTCAAGGAAGGTCAGCGCAAGGCGCGAGTCCTGGGCACTGTCGGCCGCACGGTGCTCGCGCTATTTTTGCTGCTGCCAATTCTGCTGCTGGCTCTGTTCGTGATGAGCGCGAGCAGGATCGCCGGATGGGTGGCCGGACGGGTTGCCGTTCAGCAGGAAATCTCGCTGGGCCGGGCGGCGTTCGACGGGATGCGTGGTGGTCTGATCTTCAAAGACGAAGGGCCGGCGTACGAGGCGGCGCGATCGATTGTTGCCAGACTCACACGAGACTCCAGATTCACGTACGAGGTGCACATCGCACAGGACGACTCGATGAATGCATTCGCCCTGCCCGGTGGTGTCATCGTTATTCACACCGGACTCATCGCTGCGACTTCGCGTGCGGAAGAACTGGCGGGCGTGCTGGCGCACGAAGTGCAACACGTGGAACTCCGCCACTCATTGCGAGGCGTGATCAAGGACATGGGCCTTCGGGGACTGTGGGCGTTCGTGATGGGAGACCTTGGCGGCACTGTGGCGGGGCAGGCAGCGCTCGAATTGACCAGCCTTCAGTTTTCGCGCGACGACGAGCGCGAAGCCGACGAACACGGATTTGATGCGCTCGTTGCCGCCGGGATAGACCCAGCAGGCATGCCGGCGTTCTTCGCCACGCTGGGCCAGAAATCAGAAGGGCAGGTGCCGGCGTTCCTCTCCACGCATCCCGCGAGCGCGGATCGCGATCGAGAGCTGCGCCAACGCTTGGCAACGGTGGCGCAGCAGAGCTTTCAGCCGCTGCCGTCTCAGCCGTGGCCACCGAAGTGA
- a CDS encoding DUF305 domain-containing protein, which yields MAAVGLGACGPAPDPAAGQTASAGQAQAPAIVQPGAPGQASTVVSNVPKFSDNNFIDADVKFMQGMIHHHSQALVMARMIPTHTKTPELASMGQKIQLSQGGEIEAMTEWLTVRKQTVPMMMADGTVMDHGDMAPMPGMLTPDQMKKLDAARNATFDELFLTGMIQHHKGALKMVADLREAGGGKELNIGDFLNEVDNDQRMEIVRMYGLLGRPVEWK from the coding sequence ATGGCGGCGGTGGGATTGGGCGCCTGCGGCCCAGCCCCAGATCCGGCCGCCGGCCAGACGGCTTCCGCTGGCCAGGCGCAGGCACCGGCGATTGTGCAGCCGGGCGCCCCGGGCCAGGCCTCGACCGTGGTGTCGAACGTCCCCAAATTCAGCGACAACAACTTCATCGACGCCGACGTGAAGTTCATGCAGGGGATGATCCACCATCACAGCCAGGCGCTCGTGATGGCGCGGATGATTCCCACCCATACAAAGACGCCGGAGCTGGCCTCGATGGGCCAGAAGATCCAGCTCTCGCAGGGCGGCGAGATCGAGGCCATGACGGAATGGCTCACCGTCCGCAAACAAACGGTGCCGATGATGATGGCGGACGGTACGGTCATGGACCACGGGGACATGGCCCCGATGCCGGGCATGCTCACGCCCGACCAGATGAAGAAGCTCGACGCCGCGCGTAACGCCACCTTCGATGAGCTGTTTCTCACCGGAATGATCCAACACCATAAGGGGGCGCTGAAGATGGTCGCCGACCTGCGCGAAGCCGGTGGAGGCAAGGAGCTGAACATCGGCGACTTTCTGAACGAAGTAGACAACGATCAGCGAATGGAAATCGTTCGCATGTACGGACTCTTGGGGAGGCCAGTGGAATGGAAATGA
- a CDS encoding carboxypeptidase regulatory-like domain-containing protein: MKGGFGGRIFRLAAAFFGGRVFRPGETMIRAWIIVAVCVAASVAAAAAWQQRDSTITPRITSGSSTLAGRVMSEAAMPQPIRRATVRLEGEAGTSVRHIGTDDEGRFVFDRLPAGRYTVSSTKPGWVTTFHGGAVPGRGPGIPVAVAEGARVDLELSLLPGAVITGFITDAYARPATGVTVAAVNVRGGGALPARAITDDRGVYRIFGLAPGEYAVSALPRLQPASEGRGGPSMGAVYEVSEAELQWGRAGGGAGREGGGPAPGRLLSYAPVFFPGTTDASAAATVKVASGEERSDVNLALTLLPMARVSGRLLDKNGAAVTPAQVMLYPRRGDREMPVDVLVSSGALVMPRATVNSSGFTFTGVAPGDYTLVARTGAGTRGTAPPPENAPATLWNVTDLRVDGVDRSDVHLTLLPGPAVSGTMAFEGSTLAPPTDRSSIQITFQPVQPLPGITASPRAVMRPEGTFRFAGVPPGTFVIRGQPPAAAAGPKWVLKSAMLNDRDLADRPFVASPAEVEFQNMTITFTDRPSQVSGRLIDESGQPVTRYSIVVFTTDKTLWLPGARRIIHVRPATDGAFTVDGLPSGEYAIAAAENLDPADLAVPAFLEQLLAASHRVTLADGERKVQDLRVK, from the coding sequence ATGAAAGGGGGCTTCGGAGGCCGCATCTTTAGACTGGCCGCCGCGTTCTTCGGAGGCCGGGTCTTCAGACCCGGCGAAACGATGATCCGCGCATGGATCATCGTGGCAGTGTGCGTGGCTGCCAGCGTGGCCGCGGCTGCAGCGTGGCAGCAGCGCGATTCTACGATCACTCCGCGCATCACGTCAGGCTCCAGCACGCTTGCAGGCCGCGTCATGAGCGAAGCCGCGATGCCGCAGCCCATTCGTCGTGCCACCGTGCGCCTGGAAGGGGAGGCGGGCACCAGCGTGCGGCACATCGGCACAGACGATGAGGGGCGGTTCGTGTTCGATCGATTGCCGGCCGGCCGCTACACCGTGTCTTCCACCAAGCCCGGGTGGGTGACAACGTTCCATGGCGGGGCGGTGCCGGGGCGTGGGCCGGGAATTCCGGTGGCGGTGGCGGAAGGCGCGCGAGTGGATCTGGAACTCAGTTTGTTGCCGGGAGCTGTCATCACGGGCTTCATCACGGACGCGTACGCGCGGCCGGCGACTGGCGTGACCGTGGCCGCCGTGAACGTGCGCGGCGGAGGGGCGTTGCCGGCGCGTGCGATCACGGATGACCGTGGCGTGTATCGCATCTTCGGCTTGGCGCCTGGCGAGTACGCGGTGTCGGCGCTCCCACGCTTGCAGCCCGCGTCTGAAGGGCGCGGCGGGCCGTCGATGGGCGCGGTGTACGAAGTGAGCGAGGCGGAACTTCAGTGGGGGCGTGCCGGTGGCGGCGCCGGTCGCGAAGGCGGTGGGCCTGCGCCGGGCCGACTCCTTTCGTATGCGCCGGTGTTCTTTCCTGGCACGACGGATGCTTCGGCTGCGGCCACCGTCAAGGTGGCGAGTGGGGAAGAGCGGTCGGATGTGAACCTGGCGCTGACGTTGCTGCCGATGGCGCGCGTCAGTGGACGGCTGCTCGACAAGAACGGTGCGGCGGTCACGCCGGCGCAGGTGATGCTCTATCCGCGCCGTGGCGATCGCGAGATGCCGGTGGATGTGCTGGTGTCATCGGGCGCGTTGGTGATGCCGCGGGCGACGGTCAATTCATCGGGCTTTACATTCACCGGTGTGGCGCCTGGCGACTACACGCTGGTGGCCCGAACGGGCGCCGGCACTCGAGGCACCGCGCCGCCGCCAGAGAACGCACCGGCGACTCTCTGGAACGTGACTGACCTCCGCGTTGATGGTGTCGATCGATCGGACGTGCATTTGACGTTGCTGCCGGGACCGGCCGTGTCTGGCACCATGGCGTTCGAGGGGAGTACGCTCGCACCGCCCACCGATCGCAGCAGCATTCAGATCACCTTTCAACCGGTGCAGCCTCTGCCCGGCATCACGGCCTCGCCGCGCGCGGTGATGCGCCCTGAGGGCACGTTCCGGTTCGCGGGCGTGCCTCCGGGGACGTTCGTCATTCGCGGCCAGCCACCGGCGGCCGCCGCCGGTCCGAAGTGGGTGCTCAAATCTGCGATGCTCAACGATCGCGATCTGGCCGATCGCCCCTTCGTCGCGAGCCCCGCGGAGGTCGAGTTCCAGAACATGACGATCACGTTCACCGATCGTCCGTCGCAAGTCTCCGGCCGCCTCATCGACGAGTCCGGCCAGCCCGTGACCCGCTATTCGATCGTGGTGTTCACCACCGACAAGACGCTCTGGCTCCCCGGCGCCCGCCGCATCATCCACGTGCGCCCCGCCACCGACGGCGCGTTCACGGTGGACGGCCTCCCCAGCGGCGAATACGCCATCGCCGCTGCGGAGAACCTGGACCCCGCGGACCTCGCCGTCCCCGCGTTCCTCGAGCAGCTCCTCGCCGCGTCCCACAGGGTCACGCTCGCCGACGGCGAGCGCAAGGTGCAGGACCTCAGAGTGAAGTAG
- a CDS encoding carboxypeptidase regulatory-like domain-containing protein: protein MTQPARRAMALLLCAAGVSHVVGAQSQGYPLPKGTNVLIGRVIDIGTDRPVAGATVTLLGNFDASGKPVQVLPRDASASTNAGKNVFTTSEGYFVFRELPAGRYFIAIRAFGYQNNDYPPNVVEVVKSSSPASTELYVWKHGAIRGQVTDDKGDPVVGMPVYALRRQVIAGKVFVQQQSEGVTDDRGVYRISLLPPGSYVVGVLPTVTSVPANLAGELDARAANPQSAFNLTSVLIRGGVSARAGEGQRLGDSVLQRSGPALPLSPKGEPLGYANTYYPGTGNPDDATVIAIGSGESRDNVDVTVRFATTVTVSGMLMGPSGPMASVAVRLHPAGIERSSYDTPGSTQGITDGAGVFAIAGVMPGEYQASAAYSYGDDRAGAENISLWARTPISVGEESIAGLTLTMRPGVTFSGRVVFEGSADPVPPMEGTIPVFLQPAGATLWRSFPARVAPDGTFTSIGDPPGRYILNAYSPPGWSVQTLTLNGNELVDDLIEIGDRNVSGLVLTYSRIATRIAGTVSGVTGTTNPGTDVFVFSADGAAWREGLFATRRVRRVKMTSARTFEVSDMAPGEYYIAAVSTKLTGNWQTPEFLERLTAGATRITIAPKEQKTLNLSVITPRAR, encoded by the coding sequence ATGACCCAACCCGCCCGACGTGCGATGGCGCTGTTGCTCTGTGCGGCGGGCGTGAGCCACGTCGTCGGGGCGCAGTCCCAGGGGTATCCGCTGCCGAAAGGCACGAACGTTCTCATCGGCCGCGTCATCGATATCGGCACCGATCGACCCGTGGCCGGCGCCACGGTGACCCTGCTGGGCAACTTCGACGCAAGCGGCAAGCCCGTTCAGGTGCTCCCGCGCGACGCGTCGGCCTCCACCAACGCGGGCAAGAACGTATTCACCACGTCGGAGGGGTACTTCGTCTTCCGCGAGCTTCCCGCCGGGCGCTACTTCATCGCCATTCGCGCCTTCGGGTACCAGAACAACGACTATCCGCCGAACGTGGTTGAAGTGGTCAAGAGCTCCTCACCTGCATCGACAGAACTCTATGTCTGGAAGCACGGCGCCATCCGTGGGCAGGTGACTGACGACAAGGGCGACCCCGTCGTGGGCATGCCGGTGTATGCACTGCGCAGGCAGGTGATTGCGGGCAAGGTGTTTGTGCAGCAGCAGAGTGAGGGCGTGACCGACGACCGCGGCGTCTATCGCATCTCCCTCCTGCCACCGGGCTCCTACGTCGTCGGCGTCTTGCCCACCGTTACGTCCGTGCCCGCGAACCTGGCGGGGGAACTCGATGCCCGGGCGGCGAACCCGCAGTCTGCCTTTAACCTGACGTCGGTTCTGATTCGGGGAGGCGTCAGCGCGCGCGCAGGCGAAGGTCAGCGCCTGGGCGACAGCGTGCTGCAGCGCAGCGGACCGGCGCTGCCGCTCTCGCCCAAGGGTGAACCCCTGGGCTATGCCAACACGTATTACCCCGGCACCGGGAATCCGGATGACGCGACGGTGATTGCGATCGGGTCGGGGGAGTCCCGCGACAACGTGGATGTGACGGTGCGATTCGCGACCACCGTCACGGTGTCAGGAATGCTGATGGGCCCGAGTGGGCCGATGGCGAGCGTGGCCGTACGGTTGCACCCCGCCGGTATCGAGCGATCCAGCTACGACACGCCCGGGAGCACCCAGGGGATCACCGATGGTGCCGGCGTGTTCGCCATCGCGGGCGTCATGCCCGGCGAGTATCAGGCGAGCGCCGCATACAGCTACGGCGATGACCGCGCAGGTGCGGAGAACATCTCCTTGTGGGCTCGAACACCGATCAGTGTCGGAGAGGAGTCGATTGCCGGCCTGACGTTGACGATGCGGCCGGGGGTGACCTTCAGCGGCCGCGTGGTCTTTGAAGGCTCGGCCGATCCGGTCCCACCAATGGAGGGCACCATCCCGGTGTTCCTGCAGCCGGCCGGCGCCACGCTCTGGCGCTCATTTCCGGCACGGGTCGCTCCCGACGGGACCTTTACCTCCATCGGTGATCCGCCTGGCCGTTACATCCTCAACGCGTATTCGCCACCGGGTTGGTCCGTCCAGACGTTGACGCTCAACGGTAACGAGCTGGTGGACGACCTGATTGAGATCGGCGATCGAAACGTGAGCGGCCTGGTGCTGACGTATTCGCGGATCGCTACCCGAATTGCCGGCACGGTATCCGGCGTCACCGGCACGACGAACCCAGGCACCGATGTCTTCGTGTTCTCCGCAGACGGCGCGGCGTGGCGCGAAGGCCTCTTCGCCACCCGTCGCGTGCGGCGCGTGAAGATGACGTCCGCCAGGACCTTCGAAGTGAGCGATATGGCTCCTGGCGAGTACTACATCGCGGCTGTGAGCACGAAGCTCACTGGCAACTGGCAGACGCCGGAGTTCCTGGAACGACTCACCGCCGGCGCCACGCGCATCACGATCGCCCCCAAGGAGCAAAAAACTCTCAACCTGAGCGTGATCACGCCGAGGGCACGATGA